TCAACGAAGGTGTGCGCCGCGCTTATCAGAATGCCAGCAACGTGTTGCGCGCCTCTATTCTTGCCGACCCAGATGGCGCCCGTAAGAATACCGGCGATAACACTCCGGCAGTGATTCACTATGAAATCGTTCCTGGTGAAACTGTGGAAGTGTATGTGGCAGCTAAAGGTGGTGGCAGTGAAGCCAAGACCAAATTTGCCATGCTCAACCCCTCTGATTCTGTAGTGGATTGGGTTCTGAAGATGGTGCCTCAGATGGGTGCTGGCTGGTGTCCGCCGGGCATGCTGGGTATTGGCATTGGCGGTACAGCTGAGAAAGCTATGTTGCTGGCCAAAGAATCCCTGCTCGATCCTATCGATATCCAGGAGTTGCAGGAGCGCGGTGCCTCCAACCGTGCCGAAGAGTTGCGCCTGGAACTATACGATTCCGTCAACAAGCTGGGTATTGGTGCCCAGGGCCTGGGTGGCTTGACCACTGTCTTGGACGTGAAAGTGAAGGATTATCCCACTCACGCAGCAAATAAGGCCGTAGCAATTATTCCCAACTGCGCCGCTACTCGTCATACTCACTTCACTCTTGATGGCTCTGGCCCCGCGCGCCAGACTCCGCCGAAGCTGGAAGACTGGCCGGAAATTACTCGAGAAGCTGGCAGCAATACTCGCCGTGTCAACCTGGATACCGTTACTGCAGAGGATGTACAGAGCTGGCAGCCCGGTGAAACCTTGCTGCTGAATGGCAAGATGCTTACTGGTCGCGACGCCGCTCACAAGAAAATGGTGGATATCCTAGCGA
The DNA window shown above is from Microbulbifer variabilis and carries:
- a CDS encoding fumarate hydratase, with protein sequence MTTIRQDDLIDSVADALQFISYYHPQDFIQALNKAYEKEVNPAAKDAMAQILINSRMCAEGHRPICQDTGIVTVKLKVGMNVRWEADMSVTDMVNEGVRRAYQNASNVLRASILADPDGARKNTGDNTPAVIHYEIVPGETVEVYVAAKGGGSEAKTKFAMLNPSDSVVDWVLKMVPQMGAGWCPPGMLGIGIGGTAEKAMLLAKESLLDPIDIQELQERGASNRAEELRLELYDSVNKLGIGAQGLGGLTTVLDVKVKDYPTHAANKAVAIIPNCAATRHTHFTLDGSGPARQTPPKLEDWPEITREAGSNTRRVNLDTVTAEDVQSWQPGETLLLNGKMLTGRDAAHKKMVDILAKGEKLPVDLTGRFIYYVGPVDPVRDEVVGPAGPTTATRMDKFTRTMLEETGLQGMIGKAERGPMAIEAIRDNKAVYLMAVGGAAYLVAQAIKASKVIAFPELGMEAIYEFEVEEMPVTVAVDSQGESVHTTGPLIWKAKIEEGIA